From a region of the Fischerella sp. JS2 genome:
- a CDS encoding heavy metal translocating P-type ATPase: MKLLAETEPLSLEKRVGEIDYQIIHITSGRFRIKIPRLSKDVEYTNQLIWLIESFDFIINVRINPAAESLIIHYQENLVSGTTVQESLLTMIQQAAIAETSSEIVRTQTEFKSELDWVLERVGMPVFSLGLALLAQHFLPVPPLLVAGVVAVAAIPFIQRTLDLMVTERHLDADILDILWMSLYTIKGDFVGPALMVSLIESGDVLRDATARANEQQMLDLLQGVDKYVRIERDGQEEHIQLSEVKKGDRIVVYAGETIPVSGRVLRGTALIDEHKLTGESKLVSRSEGQVVHASTLVLEGKICILTKRTGKNTRLGLAVQLMQSAPVHDTRVEDYASKIANALIAPTLLLSGVIFAFTRDVSRALAPLQLDFGHAIRIAVPTTALAAVTYAARQGIYIRSGRALEMLARIDTIVFDKTGTLTQGNAAVVAIETAHEQISPQEILALAASAEQGNSHPVASAIIRRAEEIGVEIKPSTTKDYRIGLGIVAQIEDAKVLVGSELLLQQEGINLDAIHKKYPNLKTSTYSLVYLAKNNQLLGVILFTDPLRPESTKVVESLQCQGMTTYMLTGDNQHVANHVGTQLGINQDHTYAQVFPDKKVEVICSLKDRERTVAFVGEGINDAAALAHADVSISFLEGSDMARETADVVLLDNDLRGITHAIAIAKRAMDIIYQNTAIAAIPNISVVLAGVLFALDPVLGVIISNGSALLAELNSFRPLFEPDTDPDSYVVDESLISTFANSQEASNSSNTKKKTTTISDLLPT; the protein is encoded by the coding sequence ATGAAACTACTTGCGGAAACAGAACCTCTTTCTTTAGAAAAGCGTGTTGGAGAAATAGATTACCAAATCATCCATATTACTAGCGGTCGCTTCCGGATTAAAATTCCTCGATTATCTAAAGATGTAGAGTATACCAACCAACTTATTTGGTTAATTGAGTCTTTCGACTTCATCATTAACGTTCGCATTAATCCAGCAGCAGAGTCACTCATCATTCACTATCAAGAAAACCTTGTTTCTGGTACTACGGTTCAAGAGAGTCTACTGACGATGATTCAACAGGCAGCGATCGCCGAAACTTCGTCAGAAATAGTCCGGACTCAAACAGAATTTAAATCAGAACTTGACTGGGTGTTAGAGAGAGTAGGAATGCCTGTCTTTAGTTTAGGATTAGCACTCCTAGCCCAACACTTCCTACCTGTTCCACCTTTGTTGGTGGCAGGAGTGGTAGCTGTTGCCGCAATTCCCTTTATTCAACGTACACTCGATCTCATGGTGACAGAGCGTCATTTGGATGCGGATATTCTGGATATCCTCTGGATGAGTCTTTATACCATCAAAGGTGACTTTGTCGGCCCAGCATTAATGGTCAGCCTCATAGAGTCAGGAGATGTACTCAGAGACGCTACCGCCCGTGCTAATGAACAACAAATGTTAGATTTGCTGCAAGGAGTAGATAAGTACGTCAGGATAGAGCGGGATGGACAAGAGGAGCATATTCAATTAAGTGAGGTGAAAAAAGGCGATCGCATTGTTGTTTATGCAGGTGAGACAATTCCCGTGAGCGGTCGGGTATTAAGAGGTACTGCTCTCATCGACGAACACAAGCTCACAGGTGAATCTAAGTTAGTTTCTCGCTCAGAGGGACAAGTCGTCCATGCTTCAACCCTAGTATTAGAAGGTAAAATTTGTATCCTCACAAAACGCACGGGCAAGAATACTCGCCTTGGCTTAGCAGTGCAACTGATGCAATCTGCGCCAGTACACGATACTCGCGTGGAAGATTACGCCTCTAAAATCGCCAATGCGCTAATCGCACCGACCCTATTATTAAGTGGAGTCATTTTTGCCTTTACGCGAGATGTATCGAGAGCGCTTGCTCCCCTCCAGCTTGACTTTGGACACGCCATTCGGATTGCAGTTCCCACAACTGCGCTTGCAGCCGTCACCTATGCTGCTCGTCAGGGAATTTACATCCGCAGTGGTCGAGCTTTGGAAATGCTAGCACGGATAGATACCATCGTCTTTGACAAAACTGGAACCTTAACTCAAGGAAATGCAGCCGTCGTAGCGATTGAAACAGCACACGAGCAAATTTCGCCCCAGGAAATCCTAGCGCTTGCTGCTTCTGCTGAACAAGGTAATTCCCACCCTGTAGCGAGTGCCATTATTCGCCGCGCTGAAGAAATTGGAGTTGAAATTAAACCTTCTACAACCAAGGACTATCGTATTGGTTTAGGAATTGTTGCCCAGATTGAGGATGCAAAGGTTTTAGTGGGTAGCGAACTGCTCCTGCAACAAGAGGGTATCAATTTAGATGCCATCCACAAAAAATATCCAAACTTGAAAACTAGCACTTACTCCCTTGTTTATCTGGCTAAGAATAATCAACTACTGGGAGTTATTTTGTTTACTGATCCTCTGCGTCCAGAAAGTACAAAAGTTGTTGAATCTTTACAATGTCAGGGTATGACAACTTACATGTTAACAGGAGATAATCAGCATGTAGCAAATCATGTAGGTACTCAGTTAGGCATCAACCAGGATCACACTTATGCTCAAGTATTCCCTGACAAAAAAGTTGAAGTTATTTGTAGTTTAAAAGACAGAGAGCGGACGGTTGCATTTGTTGGTGAAGGTATTAACGATGCTGCTGCTCTTGCTCATGCTGATGTCTCGATATCTTTTCTCGAAGGAAGCGATATGGCCAGAGAAACTGCTGATGTCGTACTTTTGGATAACGATCTGCGAGGTATTACCCATGCTATTGCCATTGCAAAACGAGCAATGGACATTATTTATCAGAATACAGCGATCGCTGCAATTCCCAATATTAGCGTTGTCCTCGCAGGAGTTTTATTCGCATTAGATCCAGTGTTAGGAGTAATCATCAGCAATGGTTCAGCCTTACTAGCAGAACTAAACAGCTTCCGACCTCTATTTGAGCCTGACACAGACCCCGACTCATATGTAGTAGACGAATCCTTAATCTCTACGTTTGCTAATTCTCAAGAAGCCAGTAATTCTAGCAACACCAAAAAAAAGACAACAACAATTTCTGATTTATTGCCTACTTAA
- a CDS encoding ParB/RepB/Spo0J family partition protein: MSSVDINCVNILPNRRPLNDQKVAELMESIKANGLLNPITLDQNLNLVAGLHRLTACKLIGFKEIECHIITCEDKDHARLAEIDENLIRSELDALERSELWLERDRILERMGLRAKVGDNQFTQRGGEIFSPPPKTTLELAQEIGYTERTLQYGKQIAKNIVPEVKEMIKGTPIAKSTSALLKVARAGSKERQEAEQAEIAAQEAKAQQKRAELEKQKKLAAQAREKQKQLQLIAVQNAIAQKEAKESSKSTQRVSKNIKTDEIQVQTDEVWILDRHMIYCGDTTAEDFIQLLPSNAALAIAPPCCSWKHDYLINEAHVVAVMCREGSIYNLCKCNQMPFRFELVIGNIYTAIFSQEPLLKPNHHPDIEGVEGIVSYLISFFTKPGSFVIIPSIGHGEALIACERLRRICFAGDEDPKRIEEGILRWQRWTGKQATKA, translated from the coding sequence ATGTCCTCCGTTGACATTAATTGTGTCAATATTCTTCCAAACAGGCGTCCTCTGAATGACCAAAAAGTCGCTGAGTTGATGGAGTCCATTAAAGCTAATGGACTGTTAAATCCTATTACTTTAGACCAAAACCTCAATCTCGTGGCAGGCTTGCACCGTCTGACTGCCTGTAAGCTTATTGGATTCAAAGAAATAGAATGTCATATTATTACTTGTGAAGACAAAGACCATGCTCGTCTAGCAGAAATTGACGAAAATTTAATTCGTAGCGAATTAGATGCTCTAGAACGGTCTGAATTATGGCTGGAACGCGACCGGATTTTAGAAAGGATGGGACTACGAGCAAAGGTAGGAGACAACCAATTTACTCAAAGAGGTGGTGAAATATTTTCACCACCCCCGAAAACAACATTAGAGTTAGCACAAGAAATAGGCTATACAGAGCGAACTTTACAATATGGTAAACAAATTGCTAAAAACATAGTTCCAGAAGTTAAAGAAATGATTAAAGGAACACCAATTGCCAAGAGTACTTCAGCATTACTAAAAGTAGCTAGGGCAGGTAGTAAAGAACGACAAGAGGCAGAACAAGCAGAAATAGCAGCGCAAGAAGCTAAAGCACAACAAAAAAGAGCCGAACTAGAAAAGCAAAAAAAGCTAGCAGCACAAGCAAGAGAGAAACAAAAACAACTTCAGTTAATTGCTGTGCAAAATGCGATCGCCCAAAAGGAAGCCAAAGAGTCTAGCAAGTCAACTCAACGTGTATCAAAAAATATTAAGACTGATGAAATTCAGGTACAGACTGACGAAGTTTGGATTCTAGATCGACATATGATTTATTGCGGCGATACTACTGCTGAAGATTTTATTCAACTTTTACCATCTAATGCTGCATTAGCGATCGCTCCTCCTTGTTGTTCTTGGAAGCACGACTATTTAATCAACGAAGCTCATGTTGTAGCTGTGATGTGTCGTGAAGGATCAATCTACAATCTTTGCAAATGTAATCAAATGCCCTTTAGATTTGAATTAGTTATAGGAAACATATACACTGCTATTTTCTCCCAAGAACCTTTGCTCAAACCAAATCATCATCCTGACATTGAGGGTGTTGAAGGAATTGTTTCTTACTTGATTAGCTTTTTTACCAAACCAGGTAGTTTTGTAATTATTCCTTCTATAGGACATGGTGAAGCATTAATTGCTTGTGAACGTTTAAGACGAATTTGTTTTGCTGGAGACGAAGATCCCAAGCGAATTGAAGAGGGAATTTTACGTTGGCAACGATGGACAGGAAAACAAGCCACAAAAGCCTGA
- a CDS encoding manganese efflux pump, which translates to MHLISAFLLGISANIDNLAVGIAYGFKNIKIGLSTNLFIAFISALGTYLATSVGEDISKSLNISVANIIGSTVLVGIGVWVIRETLKRERKKMKMLLRMQQTQIPITTRFSSPSSRAVMEQSPTIMTEEFSQEIIREFSYATYIENPAKADIDKSGYIDVRESIALAFGLTFNNLGSGIGAGISDVNLMVMTLLTFIFSVLAIMGGYVLGDRFTTRLPGLWAGTLSGFLMIATGIYEYFVV; encoded by the coding sequence ATGCATCTTATATCAGCTTTTTTGCTAGGTATTTCTGCAAATATAGATAACTTAGCAGTAGGAATTGCCTATGGTTTCAAAAACATCAAAATAGGTTTATCTACAAATCTATTTATTGCCTTTATTTCTGCTTTAGGTACTTATCTTGCCACATCGGTTGGGGAAGATATCAGTAAAAGTTTAAATATAAGTGTTGCCAACATTATAGGTAGTACTGTTCTCGTAGGTATTGGAGTTTGGGTAATTAGGGAAACATTAAAAAGAGAGCGAAAAAAGATGAAAATGCTCTTGAGAATGCAACAGACGCAAATACCTATTACAACGAGATTTTCTTCACCTTCTTCCAGGGCTGTGATGGAACAATCTCCAACAATTATGACAGAGGAATTTTCTCAAGAAATTATTCGTGAGTTTTCCTATGCAACATATATAGAAAACCCTGCAAAAGCCGATATAGATAAATCGGGTTACATTGATGTTCGAGAGTCAATAGCCCTAGCATTTGGTTTAACATTCAATAATCTAGGTAGTGGTATTGGTGCTGGGATTTCCGATGTTAATTTGATGGTTATGACACTTCTTACCTTTATATTTAGCGTTTTAGCAATTATGGGAGGATATGTTTTAGGCGATCGCTTTACTACAAGACTACCTGGGTTGTGGGCTGGAACTCTTTCTGGATTCCTGATGATTGCTACAGGAATATACGAATACTTTGTTGTTTGA
- a CDS encoding DUF1345 domain-containing protein, which yields MNIVSLLMTCKNLSPKHRTIMSLWLAALVFLLMPYFTIEVRILSAWSAGVLCFVALAWFMMFDATPGKTRDRAQRQEADHLAVFLLVVCVAFSSLFAIALVLAKHKDSFTLSVGLSSMAIFSSWVLIQTMFALNYAAFYYRSNDLSPQGEAMGGLEFSNVELPCYLDFLYFTFTLGMTSQTSDTQITSSAMRRLALGHTIMSFFFYSVVIALTVSIVSGLF from the coding sequence ATGAATATCGTTTCTTTACTCATGACTTGTAAAAACCTAAGCCCAAAACACCGCACAATTATGTCTTTGTGGTTAGCTGCTTTGGTTTTTTTGCTCATGCCGTATTTCACTATAGAAGTACGCATTCTTTCAGCTTGGAGTGCTGGAGTTCTCTGCTTTGTAGCCTTAGCTTGGTTTATGATGTTTGATGCGACTCCTGGTAAAACTCGCGATCGTGCCCAACGCCAGGAAGCCGATCATCTTGCAGTTTTTCTACTAGTTGTATGTGTTGCCTTTAGTAGTCTGTTTGCGATCGCACTCGTGTTAGCGAAACATAAGGATTCCTTTACCCTCTCTGTTGGATTGTCTAGTATGGCAATTTTTAGTTCCTGGGTTCTAATACAGACAATGTTCGCATTGAATTACGCGGCATTCTATTACCGCAGCAATGACTTAAGTCCTCAAGGGGAAGCAATGGGAGGCTTAGAATTTTCTAATGTAGAACTTCCGTGCTATTTAGACTTTCTCTATTTTACGTTCACTCTTGGCATGACGTCTCAAACATCCGACACACAAATTACCTCGTCTGCTATGCGACGGTTAGCACTAGGGCATACAATTATGTCATTTTTTTTCTACAGCGTAGTAATCGCCTTAACAGTAAGCATAGTTTCCGGGTTGTTTTGA
- a CDS encoding DUF1345 domain-containing protein, with protein sequence MKSLSRNKANTSKVKALQFLFVGQSRLAILLSLLKNLDSRSRLGVSIMMGMAAFIVMPDFMHLDIQILAAWICGILCFLMLFVLMANSATPQKTYYLAQGKEAQHSVTFILVIITACTSIFAIGLMETNNQNIPTSAFVLEVSLSLIAVLCSWFLTHTVFALHYATCYYHRELMLQGEEYAKGLDFPGEEEPDFWDFMYFSFTIGMTAQTSDVSITSLPMRLLALGHAVVSFLFYMVILASSVNVVSGLI encoded by the coding sequence ATGAAAAGTTTATCAAGAAATAAAGCTAATACTAGTAAAGTTAAAGCCCTTCAGTTTCTGTTTGTGGGGCAAAGCAGACTAGCAATTCTACTCAGCTTACTCAAGAACTTAGATTCACGCAGTCGTTTAGGAGTATCAATAATGATGGGGATGGCAGCCTTTATAGTTATGCCAGACTTTATGCACCTAGATATTCAAATCCTTGCTGCTTGGATCTGTGGCATTCTTTGTTTTTTAATGCTGTTTGTGTTAATGGCAAATAGCGCTACTCCTCAAAAAACTTACTATCTTGCTCAAGGCAAAGAAGCACAACATTCAGTAACTTTTATCTTGGTTATAATTACTGCTTGCACTAGTATCTTTGCCATTGGGCTGATGGAGACAAACAATCAAAACATACCAACTTCTGCTTTTGTCCTGGAAGTCAGTTTGTCTTTGATAGCAGTGCTTTGTTCTTGGTTTTTAACGCATACTGTGTTTGCACTCCACTACGCTACTTGCTACTACCACCGAGAACTAATGCTTCAGGGAGAAGAATACGCAAAGGGGTTAGACTTTCCTGGTGAAGAAGAGCCTGATTTTTGGGATTTTATGTATTTTTCTTTCACTATCGGCATGACTGCCCAAACCTCTGACGTATCAATTACATCTTTGCCAATGCGACTATTGGCTTTAGGACACGCAGTAGTCTCGTTTCTTTTCTATATGGTGATATTGGCTTCTAGCGTTAACGTTGTCTCTGGATTGATTTAG
- a CDS encoding DUF5132 domain-containing protein — MEFEALLLGLEPMTAAVIGVGALVLVPVVSALDSATGHNVSESARGAAKTGLIWTFEAIDKAQSTFAEASESFKDLVAEAKAERSSSKNGTSDSSTPREVTIG, encoded by the coding sequence ATGGAATTTGAGGCTCTTTTGCTAGGTCTTGAACCAATGACTGCTGCTGTCATTGGAGTTGGAGCATTGGTTTTAGTACCTGTTGTTAGTGCTCTTGATTCTGCAACTGGTCACAATGTTTCTGAGTCTGCAAGGGGTGCAGCAAAAACAGGATTGATTTGGACTTTTGAAGCCATTGATAAGGCTCAATCTACTTTCGCTGAAGCTAGCGAATCCTTCAAGGATTTAGTTGCTGAAGCAAAAGCAGAGCGTTCATCTTCCAAAAACGGAACTAGCGACAGTAGTACTCCCCGTGAGGTAACTATCGGTTAA
- a CDS encoding HMA2 domain-containing protein, whose protein sequence is MSYQVIHSTFGRYRIRIPQLAHDSDFASKLKALVESLSFVSEVRINAQASSLIVSYQDDVCSTTALEKFVVCIQTALDCVEITFTESLPEGEDLKPEVNQWKDLGFPFLSLSLALLAAPLELPPLLLVLAIAGAATPWLNRAADSLINQRQPNIDLLDSAWMTMQTVQGQFIAPALKTVLVEVRRTLRGNTTETREELSLNVLNELDQYVWVELDGEERRVHISNLHQGDRIIIKSGEMILVDGIVVYGYGLIDTQNLTGSSTPVVCSQGHDVYASTILLEGELCVLVKRIGLNTRAGLAAFLAELAPVHDTKIGALQAEFVRNAIFPTLALGGTIYLMTGNIGAAISPYQFDFGSGIPISLSTTVLQALIYAVRHGIYIRSGGILEALAQINAIVFDLDILALDSPETIEAIAILQSQNIDIYLVCNAPESMAFDIATGLGIHSHQVCAEVPLTQKINLIRGLQHQGKIVAFVGDEDDDAVRLAHANVSISFAKTSEIPHRTTDVVILEDDLRGVTHAIAIAKRAMETIYENTATIVIPNLFMQIGGGMVLGVNPVYNVIVNNGTAFIAEFLNGSRPLFETNFLPPLRSSSQRISQGSVASNGKALKQGELAKRLGVSSQSLTSKRLKPEFPIWTQAKDPEGIAWDFDPVAKRYRHSLA, encoded by the coding sequence ATGAGCTATCAGGTCATTCACTCTACTTTTGGACGTTATCGTATTCGTATACCTCAACTTGCTCATGATTCAGACTTTGCTAGCAAACTCAAGGCGCTAGTTGAATCGTTGTCATTTGTGAGTGAGGTTCGTATTAATGCACAAGCAAGTTCACTAATTGTCAGCTATCAAGATGATGTTTGCAGCACAACGGCTCTAGAAAAGTTTGTTGTCTGTATCCAGACTGCTCTAGACTGTGTTGAAATTACTTTTACAGAATCTCTACCTGAAGGAGAAGACCTTAAACCGGAAGTTAATCAATGGAAGGATTTAGGATTTCCTTTCCTCAGTCTAAGTTTGGCTTTGCTAGCAGCTCCTTTGGAGTTACCACCATTGCTTTTGGTTTTAGCAATTGCTGGCGCAGCTACACCTTGGTTGAACCGTGCTGCTGATAGTCTGATCAATCAACGTCAGCCGAATATTGATCTACTCGATTCAGCATGGATGACTATGCAGACTGTCCAAGGTCAATTTATTGCACCTGCACTCAAGACAGTTTTAGTAGAAGTGAGAAGAACCCTCAGGGGGAATACAACCGAAACTAGAGAAGAACTATCTTTGAATGTGTTGAATGAATTAGATCAATATGTTTGGGTAGAGTTAGATGGAGAGGAACGACGTGTCCATATCAGCAATTTACACCAAGGCGATCGCATCATCATTAAATCAGGCGAAATGATTTTGGTAGATGGGATCGTTGTTTATGGTTATGGTTTAATCGATACCCAGAATTTGACAGGTAGCTCTACACCTGTTGTATGTTCCCAAGGACACGATGTCTATGCCTCTACAATATTGCTTGAAGGTGAGTTATGTGTTTTGGTGAAAAGAATTGGACTTAACACCCGTGCTGGCTTAGCTGCTTTTCTCGCGGAATTAGCGCCTGTTCATGATACAAAAATTGGTGCTTTGCAAGCAGAATTTGTAAGAAACGCAATTTTCCCGACTCTAGCTTTAGGTGGCACTATCTATCTCATGACAGGTAATATTGGTGCTGCTATCTCACCCTACCAATTTGATTTTGGCAGTGGTATTCCCATTTCGCTTTCAACAACAGTTCTGCAAGCACTGATCTATGCTGTGCGACATGGAATCTACATTCGCAGTGGTGGCATTTTGGAAGCATTAGCGCAAATTAATGCGATTGTCTTTGATCTTGACATACTAGCTCTAGATTCTCCTGAGACTATAGAAGCTATTGCTATTCTCCAGAGTCAAAACATAGATATTTACTTGGTTTGTAATGCTCCTGAATCAATGGCTTTTGATATTGCAACTGGGTTAGGAATTCATTCCCACCAGGTTTGTGCAGAAGTTCCTCTAACCCAAAAAATCAATCTGATTCGTGGGTTGCAGCACCAAGGTAAGATAGTGGCTTTCGTGGGAGATGAGGATGATGATGCAGTACGGCTTGCTCATGCTAATGTCTCTATTTCGTTTGCTAAGACGAGTGAGATTCCCCATCGGACAACTGATGTTGTCATTTTAGAAGATGACTTACGCGGAGTCACACATGCCATTGCGATCGCCAAGCGAGCAATGGAAACAATCTACGAAAACACTGCAACCATTGTCATTCCCAACCTCTTTATGCAAATAGGCGGTGGAATGGTGTTGGGTGTAAATCCTGTGTACAACGTAATTGTAAATAATGGTACAGCCTTTATAGCTGAATTCTTGAATGGTTCACGTCCACTTTTTGAGACAAACTTCTTACCTCCTCTAAGAAGCAGTTCTCAAAGAATCAGTCAGGGAAGTGTTGCATCAAATGGTAAAGCACTCAAACAAGGTGAATTGGCAAAGCGCTTGGGAGTATCATCTCAGTCTCTTACCAGCAAAAGATTAAAGCCTGAGTTTCCTATATGGACTCAGGCTAAAGATCCAGAAGGAATAGCATGGGATTTTGATCCAGTAGCAAAGCGCTACCGACATTCACTCGCTTGA
- the cax gene encoding calcium/proton exchanger encodes MTQKQVILLRMLVFVPFAFIAEWLNFPSIVVFIACGLAIIPLAAFIADSTEAIAEVIGPSLGGLLNSTFGNATELIIAIVALRAGLVDVVKASITGTIVANLLLALGAAILLGGLRFKEQSFQPTVARINASSLNLALVVLLSPTAINFTSTGLQPATINHFSIVAAFLLLFFYGLTLVFSMKTHKSIYQLRDLEQTDPDAVESDKHKTGLWKSVGILLICTIVLVFVSDTLVASLQEAISTLGLTDLFTGVILIPIFGGAVEYITAATFAMKNKMDLAVAVAMGSSLQIAMFVAPVLVLVGQLMGQSMNLDFNPFEVLAVAIAVLITNSISTDGKSNWLEGALLLITYAVVGTAFYFHP; translated from the coding sequence ATGACTCAAAAACAGGTAATTCTGCTACGCATGTTGGTTTTTGTGCCATTTGCATTCATCGCAGAATGGCTAAATTTTCCCTCGATAGTTGTTTTTATTGCCTGTGGCTTGGCAATCATTCCCTTAGCAGCATTTATTGCTGACTCTACAGAAGCGATCGCTGAAGTTATCGGCCCATCCTTGGGGGGTTTGCTTAACTCTACTTTTGGCAACGCTACAGAGTTAATCATCGCGATTGTTGCACTTCGAGCCGGACTAGTAGATGTAGTCAAAGCTAGTATTACAGGTACAATCGTTGCCAATCTTCTTTTGGCACTAGGAGCAGCAATTCTGTTAGGAGGATTGCGGTTTAAAGAGCAAAGCTTTCAACCAACTGTTGCTCGTATCAACGCTTCTTCGTTGAATTTAGCATTAGTAGTACTGCTTTCACCAACTGCTATTAATTTCACTTCCACAGGCTTGCAACCTGCAACAATTAATCATTTTTCGATTGTTGCTGCTTTCTTGTTGTTATTTTTCTATGGATTGACCTTGGTCTTTTCCATGAAAACCCACAAATCTATTTATCAACTTAGAGATTTAGAACAGACTGACCCAGATGCAGTTGAATCTGACAAACATAAGACTGGGTTATGGAAGTCAGTAGGAATTCTGCTCATTTGCACGATTGTTCTGGTCTTTGTATCTGATACTCTAGTAGCAAGCCTACAAGAAGCAATTTCTACATTAGGTCTAACTGATCTTTTTACAGGCGTCATTCTCATTCCTATTTTTGGAGGAGCAGTAGAGTATATCACTGCTGCCACCTTTGCAATGAAAAATAAAATGGATTTGGCAGTGGCAGTGGCAATGGGATCGAGCTTGCAAATAGCCATGTTTGTTGCTCCTGTGTTGGTCTTGGTGGGTCAGTTAATGGGGCAATCAATGAATTTAGACTTCAACCCCTTTGAAGTACTGGCAGTGGCGATCGCAGTTTTGATTACTAACTCCATCAGCACTGATGGAAAATCTAATTGGTTAGAAGGAGCTTTGCTTCTCATTACCTATGCTGTTGTTGGCACAGCATTCTACTTTCACCCTTAG